The Nerophis lumbriciformis linkage group LG03, RoL_Nlum_v2.1, whole genome shotgun sequence genome includes the window GGAAAGCAGCCGCGGAGGAAAAAGAAGGTCTCAAAGTGCTATGGGATGATCTCAAGCAGCGTCTGGCCAAGCTGCGTCGGGCAGAGAGACTCAGAAGGCGCCGGAAACGAAAGGAGAAGGAAAGAAAAGACTTCTTCAAGGATCCTTTCCGGTTTGCCCGTCAGCTCCTGGACGAAAAGCGAAGTGGAAAGCTGTCCATTGCGAAAGAGGATCTGGAACAACACATCAAGGACCAGTATATGGATTCAGCCAAAGATACACCACTTGGCTCACCAGGCCATGTGCCACGTCCAGAACCCCCAGAGACCCCTTTCGACACTTCCCCACCTAGGCTGAGCGAGATTAAAGAAGTCCTTAAAAAAGCCAGATCAGCCTCTGCACCAGGACCAAACGGGCTTCCTTACAAGGTGTATAAAAACTGTCCGCAAGTGACCACTATCTTGTGGAAGCTCATGAGAGTTGTGTGGAAGAAGCATTCCATTCCAGCGGAGTGGCAAGAGGCAGTTGGAATATTTATCCCCAAGGAGCAAAATTCCATCAACATCAGCCAGTTCAGGACAATTGCTTTACTGAACGTGGAGGGAAAAGTATTTTTCTCTGTCCTGGCAAAAAGGCTATCCAGCTTCCTCAACAACAACGGCTACATCGATACAAGCTGTCAAAAAGCCGGACTGCCAGGCTTTCCGGGGTGCATAGAGCATGCATCCGTGATCTGGGATCAGATACAGCGTGCCAAAAGAGAGAGGAGCAACCTCCACGTGGTATGGCTCGACCTGGCAAATGCGTATGGCTCAGTACCACACAAGCTGGTTGAGTTTGCCCTAAATTTCTTCCACGTTCCTGTGTGTGTCAGTAACATCATAGCCAAGTATTTCAACAACCTACACATGTGCTTCTCAGTAGATGACTACATGACAGGATGGCAGCGGTTGGAAGTGGGAATTGCCATGGGCTGCTCCATATCACCAATCCTCTTTGTGGCTGCATTTGAAGTATTACTCATTGGAGCAAGGCAAATGGTCAGAGGCCTAAAAACACCGTCAGGAGGAAGACTCCCCGCTCTGAGAGGTTTCATGGATGATGTGACAAGCATCCTACAGACCGCCCCATGCACAGCACGACTCCTCAAGCGTTTCGACGAACTGATCGTCTGGGCGAGGATGAAGATAAAGCCCGCTAAGTCCAGGAGCCTGTCAATCAGGAAGGGTGTGAGAGATGACAGGACAGTCTTCACAGCAGGAGGTGAGAAGATTCCACTCCTGGCAGAGCAGCCCATCCGAAGCCTCGGGAGGGAGTATACAGCAGAGCTCTCGGACAGGCAGATGGGTAGGGTGGTCCAGAAACAACTAAAAGAGGGGCTCGTAAGGATCGACGGCAGCCAACTTCCTGGGAAGCTGAAGGTTTGGTGTTACCACTTCACACTTTTCCACCGAGTAATGTGGCCGCTGAAAGTAGCCGAAATTCCATCTTCTCAGGCCAGTAAGATGGACAGCATCGCCAACGGTTATATCAGGAAGTGGCTGGGCCTCCCCCGCTGTTTCTCGGACACAGGTCTTTTTGGCAAGAACATTCTGCAACTTCCTCTGAAGTCAATCAATCTGGGTTACAGGCAGGAGAAGACCCGCCTTGTACTGGAGTTGAGGGAATCAAGAGACGAAGCTGTGAAGAGTGCAGCGGTGATTGTCCGCACTGGACGAAAGTGGAAGGCCCAGGTGGAAGTGGACCAAGCTGTCTCGAGGCTGAAATACAAGGAGATTCTGGGAAGAGTCCAAGACAGCCGGGCAGGACTGGGATGGGGGCAACCAGTCCAGTTCTGGTCCAAAGCCACGAGACAGCAGAGGAAGGCCATGGTGGTGGAAGAGGTCACACAAGTGGCGCAAGACCAGTATTGGATCAAGGCCGTATCCCAGGGAAAACAGGGGGCATGGACTCGCTGGGAGGACACCATTCAAAGAGTCATAACCTGGGCCGACATCTGGCGAACTCCTCAATCTCGGCTCAGCTTCCTCGTGAGGGCAGCGTATGACACCCTGCCATGCCCTCGAAACCTCGCCCAGTGGTTCGGAAGCGAGGGTAAGTGCTCCCTGTGCAGCAAAGACAATGCAGGACTTAAACACATCCTTTCAGGTTGCAACGTCGCGCTAACGCAGGGGCGCTTCCGGTGGCGACACAATCAGGTGCTGAGGAAGTTGGCAGAGCTGTTGGAGAGATGCAGAGTCGGGGCAAACAACGCCACAGATCCCCATCGGCCAAACATCACTTTCATCAAACCAGGAGAGGTAGGACAGAAGACAGAGGCGGGAAGATCATCACTTCTGCTTACCCCTGGTAAGGGCTGGGAGATGCGCGTTGACCTGGACAAGCAGCTAGTCTTCCCAACTGAGGTAATGCAGACAACGCTAAGACCAGACGTTGTGATGTGGTCCTCAGCTGCTAAGAAAGTCCTCATCATTGAACTAACcgtgccatgggaggagggaaTACCAGTAGCACATGAGTTCAAACGGTCAAAGTACAGCGACCTGGCAGAGGACTGCAAGGGGGGAGGCTGGTCTGCGTCCATTCACCCCGTGGAGATCGGATGCAGGGGCTTCGTAGGAGGTTCTGCGACCCGGCTCCTGCGTGCGGCGGGAATGACCGGTTCCAACCTGAGGAGGGCCATCAAGGAGTTGGCAGAGGAGGCAGAAAAGGCAAGTTTCTGGATGTGGCTAAGAAGGAGGGACAACACTTGGGGCTCAACACCCCATTGAGGTCAGTTGCAGGGAGTGGCGCGGGGAGACGTCCCCGCTTAGCCACTGCCCCCCCACCGCGAGGTGTCCTGGCTTGGGGGCGAAACATCAGTGAACGGTGGCACCAGCTGACGACCCTGCAGCTGACCTCCAAGTGCACTGGAGGAGGTGCGACAGGCAGAGATGCCAAGCAGTTAGGTCTGTACTTATTAATTGACACTTCTGGGGAACCAGCGACTACTGTGAAAGAGCAGTTGGCAGCCAGGAAAGTCTGGTGGGCAACCGGGAAAGACCGGTGGACGACGGG containing:
- the LOC133583310 gene encoding uncharacterized protein produces the protein MEDGPILTDQTVTNRTENDNEKVLRKCKCGWQKVTSFKGLRIHQGRMKCGSTPDQHNRSASAGQTEETQCQVTNHSAEGPSNAEGETSVEAGGGMNAAPESEAHAVPQRVAQSESQRKHPERRKKIKWPKAKSQAEWRKLDDHLRAVLEHSLRGTVERKLTSLSNIIYEECRERFGESATKRATAQRHKGRRERDIKGLITNRRQLRKRWRKAAAEEKEGLKVLWDDLKQRLAKLRRAERLRRRRKRKEKERKDFFKDPFRFARQLLDEKRSGKLSIAKEDLEQHIKDQYMDSAKDTPLGSPGHVPRPEPPETPFDTSPPRLSEIKEVLKKARSASAPGPNGLPYKVYKNCPQVTTILWKLMRVVWKKHSIPAEWQEAVGIFIPKEQNSINISQFRTIALLNVEGKVFFSVLAKRLSSFLNNNGYIDTSCQKAGLPGFPGCIEHASVIWDQIQRAKRERSNLHVVWLDLANAYGSVPHKLVEFALNFFHVPVCVSNIIAKYFNNLHMCFSVDDYMTGWQRLEVGIAMGCSISPILFVAAFEVLLIGARQMVRGLKTPSGGRLPALRGFMDDVTSILQTAPCTARLLKRFDELIVWARMKIKPAKSRSLSIRKGVRDDRTVFTAGGEKIPLLAEQPIRSLGREYTAELSDRQMGRVVQKQLKEGLVRIDGSQLPGKLKVWCYHFTLFHRVMWPLKVAEIPSSQASKMDSIANGYIRKWLGLPRCFSDTGLFGKNILQLPLKSINLGYRQEKTRLVLELRESRDEAVKSAAVIVRTGRKWKAQVEVDQAVSRLKYKEILGRVQDSRAGLGWGQPVQFWSKATRQQRKAMVVEEVTQVAQDQYWIKAVSQGKQGAWTRWEDTIQRVITWADIWRTPQSRLSFLVRAAYDTLPCPRNLAQWFGSEGKCSLCSKDNAGLKHILSGCNVALTQGRFRWRHNQVLRKLAELLERCRVGANNATDPHRPNITFIKPGEVGQKTEAGRSSLLLTPAAKKVLIIELTVPWEEGIPVAHEFKRSKYSDLAEDCKGGGWSASIHPVEIGCRGFVGGSATRLLRAAGMTGSNLRRAIKELAEEAEKASFWMWLRRRDNTWGSTPH